In Streptomyces qaidamensis, one DNA window encodes the following:
- a CDS encoding electron transfer flavoprotein subunit beta/FixA family protein — MNIVVLVKQVPDTSAERTLAGADHTLDRESADLVLDEIDERAAEEALTLKEAVGAEVTVVSMGPDTALDAIRKVLAMGADRGIHICDDRLRGADVVTTARVLAAAVRTVGDVGLVLAGNATTDGQASAVPAMVADLLGLPQLTHARELNVDAGRVRAERETEQGETTLDAPLPALVSVTEKINEPRYPSFKGIMAAKKKPVETVCLDELFPDTDGTGFLTTRTRVVEAVPRPARAAGTRVTDDGSAGRQLVEFLIAQKLV, encoded by the coding sequence GTGAACATCGTCGTACTGGTCAAGCAGGTCCCGGACACCAGCGCGGAGCGCACCCTCGCCGGGGCGGACCACACCCTCGACCGCGAGAGCGCCGACCTCGTGCTGGACGAGATCGACGAGCGCGCGGCGGAGGAGGCCCTCACCCTCAAGGAGGCCGTGGGGGCCGAGGTCACCGTCGTGTCCATGGGACCCGACACCGCGCTCGACGCGATCCGCAAGGTCCTGGCGATGGGCGCCGACCGCGGCATCCACATCTGCGACGACAGGCTGCGGGGCGCCGACGTGGTGACCACCGCGCGGGTGCTGGCGGCAGCCGTGCGGACGGTGGGGGACGTCGGCCTGGTGCTCGCGGGCAACGCGACGACCGACGGGCAGGCGAGCGCGGTACCCGCCATGGTCGCGGACCTGCTCGGCCTGCCGCAGCTGACGCACGCCCGGGAGCTGAACGTGGACGCGGGACGGGTGCGCGCCGAGCGCGAGACCGAGCAGGGCGAGACCACGCTCGACGCACCCCTGCCCGCGCTGGTCAGTGTCACCGAGAAGATCAACGAACCCCGCTACCCCTCCTTCAAGGGGATCATGGCCGCAAAGAAGAAGCCGGTGGAGACGGTCTGCCTCGACGAGCTGTTCCCCGACACGGACGGCACCGGATTCCTCACCACCCGCACCCGTGTGGTGGAGGCCGTGCCGCGTCCGGCGCGGGCGGCCGGCACGCGCGTCACGGACGACGGCTCGGCCGGCCGGCAGCTCGTCGAATTTCTCATCGCCCAGAAGCTCGTCTGA
- a CDS encoding acyl-CoA dehydrogenase family protein produces MSGTPLKDPLDLLDIASVLTDEEREIQATVAKFLADRVRPHIGEWFENAHFARELAPELGKLGVLGMHLEGYGCAGTNAVSYGLACLELEAADSGFRSFVSVQGSLSMFSIWKWGSEEQKQEWLPRLAAGEAIGCFGLTEPDFGSNPSGMRTKAVRDGDDWILNGSKMWITNGGIADVATVWAQTEDGVRGFLVPRGTPGFTTQDIKQKMSLRASITSELYFDQVRLPDSARLPLAQGLRGPLSCLNEARFGILFGVLGAARDSLQAAIGYADSRVQFGKPISAFQLTQKKLTDMTVSLGGAALLAVHLGRLKDQHRIRPEQISVGKLNNVREAIAIARECRTVLGANGVSLEYSPLRHANNLESVRTYEGTDEMHTLVVGQAVTGYPAFR; encoded by the coding sequence ATGAGCGGCACGCCCCTGAAGGACCCCCTCGACCTGCTCGACATCGCCTCCGTCCTCACCGACGAGGAGCGCGAGATCCAGGCCACGGTCGCCAAGTTCCTCGCCGACCGGGTGCGTCCGCACATCGGCGAGTGGTTCGAGAACGCGCACTTCGCCCGCGAACTAGCCCCGGAACTAGGCAAGTTGGGTGTGCTCGGCATGCACCTCGAAGGCTACGGCTGCGCCGGGACGAACGCGGTGAGCTACGGCCTGGCATGCCTGGAGCTGGAGGCGGCCGACTCCGGGTTCCGCAGCTTCGTCTCCGTGCAGGGCTCGCTGTCGATGTTCTCCATCTGGAAGTGGGGTTCGGAGGAGCAGAAGCAGGAGTGGCTGCCCCGGCTGGCCGCCGGCGAGGCGATCGGCTGCTTCGGCCTGACCGAACCCGACTTCGGCAGCAACCCGTCCGGCATGCGCACCAAGGCCGTCCGCGACGGCGACGACTGGATCCTGAACGGCTCCAAGATGTGGATCACCAACGGAGGCATCGCCGACGTCGCCACCGTCTGGGCGCAGACCGAGGACGGCGTCCGCGGCTTCCTCGTGCCCCGCGGCACCCCTGGTTTCACCACGCAGGACATCAAGCAGAAGATGTCGCTGCGCGCCTCGATCACCTCCGAGCTCTACTTCGACCAGGTACGGCTGCCCGACTCCGCGCGGCTGCCCCTGGCGCAGGGCCTGCGCGGACCGCTGTCCTGCCTGAACGAGGCCCGCTTCGGCATCCTCTTCGGCGTCCTGGGCGCGGCCCGGGACTCGCTGCAGGCCGCGATCGGCTACGCCGACTCCCGCGTGCAGTTCGGCAAGCCGATCAGCGCCTTCCAGCTCACCCAGAAGAAGCTCACCGACATGACCGTGTCCCTGGGCGGCGCCGCACTCCTCGCCGTGCACCTGGGCCGGCTGAAGGACCAGCACCGCATCCGGCCCGAGCAGATCAGCGTCGGCAAGCTCAACAACGTCCGGGAAGCCATCGCCATCGCACGCGAGTGCCGCACCGTCCTCGGCGCCAACGGCGTCTCCCTGGAGTACTCGCCCCTGCGCCACGCCAACAACCTCGAGTCCGTCCGCACGTACGAGGGCACCGACGAGATGCACACGCTCGTCGTCGGCCAGGCGGTCACCGGCTATCCGGCGTTCCGCTGA